A genomic segment from Candidatus Aegiribacteria sp. encodes:
- a CDS encoding acetyl-CoA carboxylase biotin carboxyl carrier protein subunit, which yields MESKLSNLNIDGTEYSTEIPEGSLKAFDGMPDLSEVRAFIPGLIIDILVSEGDSVKPRDMLLLLEAMKMHNEICSSISGIVSRIHVSKGDTVKKDQLLVEISRF from the coding sequence ATGGAAAGTAAACTCAGTAACCTTAATATCGACGGTACGGAATATTCAACGGAAATTCCTGAAGGATCACTGAAAGCATTTGATGGAATGCCTGATCTTTCTGAAGTCAGAGCTTTCATCCCTGGATTAATTATTGATATTCTCGTATCTGAAGGAGATTCAGTTAAACCTCGAGATATGCTGCTGCTTCTTGAAGCAATGAAGATGCACAATGAGATCTGCTCCAGCATCAGCGGGATCGTCAGCAGGATACACGTCTCAAAAGGTGATACTGTGAAGAAAGATCAGCTGCTCGTGGAGATCTCCAGGTTTTAG